The Pedosphaera parvula Ellin514 sequence TTGCGAGGTCGCACTGATTTGAAAATGTTGGAGAGCGGTTTGAAAATTTGCGGCGAAGGCGTCCCGGCCACGCATGGGTGGACGGCCGGGAATGAGAAAGACAACATCCTCGGCCATGAGTTTAAGCAATTGCGGAAGGTCTCCTGCTGCGCTGGCGCGGAGCCAGGTGGCAATCAGATCGCGAATTTTTTGTTCGTCTGCATGCATAAGTTGAACGGGTTTATTTTGAGCCCTCATCCTCGGATTCGTCCGTTGGCAATTCCGGATCTGGAATTCCAGCGCTCAAGCACATGCATGAAAGTGAGGACCGCAACGTCTCCACCTGCGTCTGGGTAAGCGCTCGTACAAATCCGCTTAAAAAATAAAACACGACCACTTGAAAAAGTGAACCGAGACCGACTAAAAAGCAAACGATGGTGGAATAACCATGAAAGATGAGCCATAAAATAATCCCCAGCGCTGCACAGAACACAACTCCAGTCTGTATTCTCAAAACCGAATCCAAGGTTTCTCCAGCCACGGCCAGCTTTGCGCGTGCTGCCTGTGCATCATTTATGCGGCGGGTATATTGAGACTGAACGTCTAGAGGCTGGTTGGGCATATCGTGGAGTTCCTCTAATGATTTCAGTCCCATGAAAGTGGCAGACCGATTTGGCGTGCCTGCGCTGCCGAATCTCTGGCGCCCCAGCGTTGCTGGATTTTGCCGTCGCGAACGATAAACCGTTCCATTGCGCCCAATTCATAGGATTTGCCGGTCGGTTGATTTCCGCGAAATGGACCTACAAATTTTCCACGCTCGAGGTAACGCACCGCAACGTATTCACCCTCGGCGATCATTGATTCCACGGTCAGGACTATCCCAAAAGCTGACCGCAGGTCCTTCCAAATAGGGATGACGGTAGCCAGACCGCCTTTTCCCAGATCGCCTTTTCCCAGAACGCCTTGAATCACGGCGTCAGGAGCGAATATTCTTTGCAGGGCGTCGTAATCGCCCGCGTTGAAAGCCTCGGCATAGTTCGCAACAACCTGTTTGTTTACTTCTGATAGATCCATAATTAGCTGTTCCAACAAGACTGCTAATAATGTTGATAATGCACCTTGCTGAGAGGCCAAAAAATAAGACGGGTGAGGCGAGTTGTCGAGCCAATCGTGACTCAGGCAAGAACCTTGAACAACTTGTACAAGAAAACCCGAAACAGCCGCGTCCTTTTCGAGCAGACGCAACTGTCTCGGGTAAACCTAATTTCAATGGACTCTCTCCCGACGGGCCGCATGAAAATTCAGCCCGACTGGAAAGGATTTCAGGTGCTAATTGAAACTGCCGCCGATGCTGGTCCAGGAGGCCCATGTGGTGCTGTTGGCTGAGGTCTCGGCATTGCGCAACATATCGCTTCCCGAGCCAACCAAATAGGCTTCGAGGCGGCCATCCTGGTTTATTCCCAAGGCGGGACGAACATTTTTAGCGAAAGTGCCACCGATGCTCACCCAGCCCGCCCAGGTGCTGGTGCCGGTTTGGTGATTGTGGAAGACGCCGCCCGTGCTGCCCACGATGATTACTTCCAACGAACCGTTCTGATTGGCTCGGGCAACAGGTTGGGTATCAGCTTCGCCGGTGCCACCGAGACTCGTCCAACTGGACCAACTGCCATTAGCAGCGGTTTGGTAGGCATGGTAGAGCGCGCCACCACTGCCAATAACAAAGGCTTCCAGTCGACCATCGGAATTGCGGGCCATGGACATGCGGGCGTTCTGGGCAAAAGTGCCGCCCAAGCTGGCACTGGAGCTGGAGAAACTGCCATTGACCGCAGTTTGATAAAACGTATTCACATGGCCCGTCTTGTCGATCAGGAGCACTTCCTGGCGACCATCGAGGTCATTGCCGTTGGCGATATCACAATCTTCCGACCACGTGCCGCTCAGACCCGTCCAACTGCTCCAACTGCCGCCCGGGGTGGTCTGGTGCATCTCGTAGAGAGTGCTATCCGTGCCGACCACAAAGACGGCCAGAGTGCCATCGGCGTTGACGCCGCCGCCCACCTTGACTTGCTGAGTCAATGAGCTGCTGAAGGTGGAGAAGGCACTCCAACTGGTGCTGCTGCCAGCAGTTTGTTCGGAGGCGTGACTCAACTGGCCACTGCTATTGATGGCGAAGACTTCAAGCCTGCCGTCATTATTCCGCAATACCTTGGGCTGGCAGTTTTGTGCGTAGCTGCCGCCCAAACTGACGAAACCCGACCAGGTTCCGTTGATTGTGGTTTGGTAGCTATGTGTCAGTGCGCCAGATTTGTTGACGACAAAAATTTCCTGGCGACCATCCGAGTTGATCCCAAGAGCTGGATTCACATGCGAGTTGGTGGTGCTGCTGACCAGATCCATGAAATGGGTCCAATCCCAGTAAATGCCGGGATCCGTGTGGGAGTTGCACGTGGTATCAATCGAGGGATAGTTGGCAGCCATCCAGGTTTTCCAACTGGCATTCTGCCATTCGCCGTGTGCAATAATATGGTTGCGATCAATGGGGATTCCATAAGCACTGGCCATATGACGCTGCAGTCCGGCGGAGGCTTGATACATCGCCTCGCTATACCAGGCAGGATTGTTGGCGAAACCTTCGTGCTCGGTGCCCGCCATCCAGGTATTCCAACAGCCGACGTGCCAGGCATAATTGGCTTCACGAACCATTTGGGTGATCTCACCGGCAGGCGAGTCTGATGAGTTGTCTTTTATTCCGTTGACGCAATAATTGATACTCACTTTTTCCGGGCCGCCACCGCCCTGGATGTATGAAATGGTGGAAAGATAATAACCTTCCATGTCATGAATGACTAAAAACTGGTGGCCGTGGCCCGAGGTGTACCAGTGACCGGCATATGCCTGATGCCAAATGGCGGGGCCATAATCAGGCTGTGCCAGTGCTGCAGTGGCCGTGGTCAAGGCTCCAATCCCAAGCATCAATTTCAAAGATGAGGTTTTCATTTTGTTAGTTTTATAGGGCGTTCGATTGAGCAAAAAATACGGCTGTTTTGCGGGAGTAATCTGTTCCGTAATCTTACGGAGGGAGGAATCCACCTTCAATTACATGAACATGTCATGTGCACTCTGGAGTTCAACGCGACTGGAACGGTAGCTCATAATCAACAACCGGGCAGGTCCAGATGTTCTGGGTTATTTGAAAAGTAGTGGCGGGGATATTTCCTAGGAGAGCGCTATCTGACCGTGACGATTTCCGGGCGGGTGCTTTCTACGATGGCGAGAAGTTCCTTCTGCTCCGTATTGGGAATCTGCAACTTGTCGAGCGAGGCCTTAATGTCCCCGACTGCTGCATCGAATTCGGGGTTGGAGATATTCATGCCAGCATGGACCGATTTCATGCCTTTGCCTTCATATTTCGACGGTCCTCCGGACGCGAGCGAGATGAATTGAACGAGATGTTTCTTGAGCATGGTAATGTTCTCCGACGTGGCCTGCCAAGTGACAGCCTGATCGCGATGAAACGAAAATCCCCCGCGTTTGACATCGTTACGCACAAAGTTCACACGGGGATCCTGCAGTATGCGAGGCGTCGCATCCTCCACGATGGCGGTGATTCCTTTCTCGCCACCGAGGCGGTCAAAGAGGGCCAGCTTTCCCTCTGCTTGCGCGGCCTTGTTGGTGGTGGCACCAGTCGAAGCATCTTCTTTCTTCTCCGCCTTTTTGACTTTCTTTTCCCCAGCGCCTTCACCGGAACCGGTGATCTGTTCATCTCTGGCCATTCGTTGGCTGGCGCGCTGATCTGCCTCACGACTGCCGGAGGTGAAGAAGGAGGTGTTCTGTTTCTCAGGGGTGCTATGACAACCAAACATCGTGGCAAGGGCGGCGAGAATCATTCCCAATGATGAGCACCGTCCCCAAATCGTAATTGGATACAACGTATTTTTCATAAAGTAGTTAGTTTAAGGTTGGCACTGTAATG is a genomic window containing:
- a CDS encoding YybH family protein, which codes for MHADEQKIRDLIATWLRASAAGDLPQLLKLMAEDVVFLIPGRPPMRGRDAFAANFQTALQHFQISATSQIQEIQISGEMAYCWNHLSVTMTPRQEGSPVQRSGFVLSIMRKNPDGNWILFRDANLLAAEPVSPLS
- a CDS encoding ester cyclase, whose product is MDLSEVNKQVVANYAEAFNAGDYDALQRIFAPDAVIQGVLGKGDLGKGGLATVIPIWKDLRSAFGIVLTVESMIAEGEYVAVRYLERGKFVGPFRGNQPTGKSYELGAMERFIVRDGKIQQRWGARDSAAQARQIGLPLSWD
- a CDS encoding N-acetylmuramoyl-L-alanine amidase; the protein is MKTSSLKLMLGIGALTTATAALAQPDYGPAIWHQAYAGHWYTSGHGHQFLVIHDMEGYYLSTISYIQGGGGPEKVSINYCVNGIKDNSSDSPAGEITQMVREANYAWHVGCWNTWMAGTEHEGFANNPAWYSEAMYQASAGLQRHMASAYGIPIDRNHIIAHGEWQNASWKTWMAANYPSIDTTCNSHTDPGIYWDWTHFMDLVSSTTNSHVNPALGINSDGRQEIFVVNKSGALTHSYQTTINGTWSGFVSLGGSYAQNCQPKVLRNNDGRLEVFAINSSGQLSHASEQTAGSSTSWSAFSTFSSSLTQQVKVGGGVNADGTLAVFVVGTDSTLYEMHQTTPGGSWSSWTGLSGTWSEDCDIANGNDLDGRQEVLLIDKTGHVNTFYQTAVNGSFSSSSASLGGTFAQNARMSMARNSDGRLEAFVIGSGGALYHAYQTAANGSWSSWTSLGGTGEADTQPVARANQNGSLEVIIVGSTGGVFHNHQTGTSTWAGWVSIGGTFAKNVRPALGINQDGRLEAYLVGSGSDMLRNAETSANSTTWASWTSIGGSFN
- a CDS encoding group I truncated hemoglobin, producing the protein MKNTLYPITIWGRCSSLGMILAALATMFGCHSTPEKQNTSFFTSGSREADQRASQRMARDEQITGSGEGAGEKKVKKAEKKEDASTGATTNKAAQAEGKLALFDRLGGEKGITAIVEDATPRILQDPRVNFVRNDVKRGGFSFHRDQAVTWQATSENITMLKKHLVQFISLASGGPSKYEGKGMKSVHAGMNISNPEFDAAVGDIKASLDKLQIPNTEQKELLAIVESTRPEIVTVR